GGTCTGGTGCTGGCCTGGGTCGCGCTGGCCTTCCTCTTCTCGGCCATCTACGCCCGGCTGTCCCGGGCGCAGATGCTGGAGACGCTGTCGGAGGACTTCGTCCGCACCGCTCGGGCCAAGGGCCTGGCCAAACCCACGGTGTACGGGCGACACGCGCTGCGCGCGGCGATCACGCCGGTGGTGACGATCGCCGGCCTGGACGTCGGTGGTGCGCTCGGCGGCACCGTCATCACCGAGACCACCTTCGGCATCCAGGGGCTGGGTCGCACGGCGGTGGACGCGGTGCGCTCCGGCGACCTGCCCACCATCATGGCCACAGTGCTGATCTCGGCCGTCTTCGTGGTGCTGGCGAACGTGCTGGTCGACCTGCTCTACGCGGCCATCGACCCCCGGGTCCGGCTGCGCTGAACCGGTCGTCGTTCTGGGTGTCCACCACCCGGTCGGCGGCGAAATTTATCGACAACTGTTACACAATTCGTAGGTTTTCTTCTTTACGATCCTCGAGACGTCGGCGGTTCTCGCCCCGACGGACCGCACGGCACATTGATGAAGGAGGTACTTCATGCGACCACGCGTGGCGGCCGCCGCAGGCGGCGCGATCGCTCTGGTTGTGGCATTGGGTGCGTGCTCGGAGAACACGGGCGAGGGCACCACTGTGGACACCAACCGGCAGCAGAGCGGGGTCATCGCGACCGACCCCAAGGACTCCCAGGGCCCTGCCGCCGAGGTGAGCGGCGCCCAGAAGGGCGGCACGTTCACCATCATCCGGGAGACGCCCATCTCCCACCTGGACCCGCAGCGGACGTACTCGTTCGCGGGTCTGATGGCGAACCCGCTCTTCGCCCGTTACCTGACCACCTGGAAGGACGACGGCAAGGGCGGCCTGGTTCTCGTCGGCGACCTGGCCGAGACGCCGGGCACCAATGTCAACAAGGACTGCAAGGTCTGGGAATTCAAGATCAAGGACGGGGTGAAGTTCGAGGACGGTCGCCCGATCACCTCCAAGGAGATCGCGTACGGCATCGCCCGCTCCTTCGATCCCGACCTCTCCGGCGGCCCGACCTACATCCAGGAGTGGCTGGCCGACAGCCCGGAGTTCGACACCAAGTGGGACTTCAAGAAGAACAAGACGTCGCTGCCGCCGGGCCTGAGCACGCCGGACGACAAGACGCTGCGCTTCGAGTTCGCCAAGCCCCGCTGTGACCTGCCGTTCGCGGTCTCGCTGCCGACCACCGCGCCGCTGCCCCCGGACAAGGACACCGGCGTCAACCTGGACAAGCAGCCGTTCTCCTCCGGGCCCTACAAGATCGCCAAGAACCAGACCGGCGTGCAGATCACCCTGGACCGCAACCCCAACTGGGACCCGAACACCGACCCGGTCCGGCACCAGTACCCGGACCAGTTCGTGTGGAGCTTCGGCCCGACGGCGGACGCCGCCAACAACCGGGTGATCGCCGACAACGGCGCCGACCAGAGCGCGCACGCCTTCAATGCCGTGCCCGCCTCGCTGGTCGCCCGGGTGGCCGGGGACGCCTCGCTGAAGTCGCGCAGCATCCTCTCGCCGACCCCCAGCGCCAACCAGTTGGTCATCAACAACCAGCGCGTCAAGGACCTCAAGATCCGGCAGGCGCTCAACTACGCCATCGACC
Above is a window of Micromonospora coriariae DNA encoding:
- a CDS encoding ABC transporter substrate-binding protein, with product MRPRVAAAAGGAIALVVALGACSENTGEGTTVDTNRQQSGVIATDPKDSQGPAAEVSGAQKGGTFTIIRETPISHLDPQRTYSFAGLMANPLFARYLTTWKDDGKGGLVLVGDLAETPGTNVNKDCKVWEFKIKDGVKFEDGRPITSKEIAYGIARSFDPDLSGGPTYIQEWLADSPEFDTKWDFKKNKTSLPPGLSTPDDKTLRFEFAKPRCDLPFAVSLPTTAPLPPDKDTGVNLDKQPFSSGPYKIAKNQTGVQITLDRNPNWDPNTDPVRHQYPDQFVWSFGPTADAANNRVIADNGADQSAHAFNAVPASLVARVAGDASLKSRSILSPTPSANQLVINNQRVKDLKIRQALNYAIDREGLIKALGGQTVAAPLTTLMPPATIGYKAYEAYPAGPNGDMAKVKELLGGQTPELVLGVADNTTEQQEGAQLKANLERAGFKITLRNISDDAKLDEIKKKDNPWDLYIGNWAADWPSGASILPVLYDGRTIKAEGNSNQSYFNDPTINAEMDRILAMPPADQGPEWAKLDERIMKEHAPVVPLFVDVAYNVHGSKVGGVFISSVFGYSSFVNAYVKP